CAAAACGTAAAATCCAAATCATTCTCTACTTCTACTCCTCCCAGGGCGTCTACAACGTTTGTAAAACTTTCCATGTTTACTTTCAACACATAATCAACAGGCACATCGAGCAAGTTCTCAACGGTACGTATCGTTGCTTCCGACCCGCCAAAGGTATAAGCATGGTTGATTTTATCTTTTTTCCCTTTACCTGCTATCGTTGTAAGGGTGTCACGAGGAATACTAATCATGTTGATAGATTCGTCTCCTGGACTTAAGGTCAATAAAATAAGGGAGTCCGTACGTTCTTCCCCGTCATCAACACCCATTAATAAAACAGAGACAGGCTCTCCATCTTTTAAGTTAATAGGAGCTGGACGCTTATCTGATTGTTCCCAATCCACATCATCGTTCATGTTTGCTAATGTGGTAGATGTCATTTGTAAGAAGTAATTGCCTATACCTAAAGTTGTGACTGCCGCTAAGGTGAAGAAGATAAGAAAAACTCTCTTTATCTTTACTGTATTCAAGCTTACTCACCTAAAGTTATTAAGATTTTTATTTCTTCTGATAGAAACATAACTATGCTACTGGACCAATATTATCTTGATAATTACGCCCGGTACGTTCTACTTTATTCCAATCTTTATTAAAGAAATATGCAACGCTTCCATAAAGGACGAAGTATATTGTTACAAATCGATAGATGAAAATGTCAAAGAAGATAGTCAATAGTAAATAAACTTTCTCCTTCTTCTTATGAAAAGTGAATCCATAATATTTTCCCATCCTTACTGCCATTAGATTGTAAGCTAAACTAAAGATAAAAATGTAACCCGCATAAAACAATATAAAAAAAGCATAGGAGGAAGGAGGGTTTATTATGGCATTGATAATAACAATAATGGTAGTAATATATGTAGCCATTGTACCTGCTACAAATGATTCAACAACGTAGAAAAATGAAACAGCTTTAGAAATTAATGTTTTTCCAAAAAAAGATCGGAAATGGAAAAGGCAGTCAATGAAGGCTTTTTGCCAGCGTACACGCTGTTTAAATAAATCCTTCCAGCATTCAGGAAGCTCCGTATAACCAACTGCTTCTGGTAAAAAGATAATTTTTTTGTTTTTATATTTGGATATATATCGGTGGATACTCAGCGTAATATCTATATCCTCTCCAATGGTTTTGCGGTATCCACCGGCATTTAATAACACTTCTTTTCTAAAAATGCCAAACGCTCCAGAAATAACGGCAAGAGACCGAAAGCGCGCCAGAGACACTTTATTAATATAGAAAGCTTTTAAAAAATCCAGTGTCTGTACACGAACAAGCATATTTGTACGCAATAGGGATAAATAATGTAGAGGTTTAGAGGTTTTGGTTTGAAGAACATGAACCATCCCCCCCGCAGCCACTATATCCTTATCTTCAAATGTATCGTTAACTACAGATAATGCTTCATCCGTTAAAATGGTATCTGCGTCTAAAGTGACGACCAGGTCTTTTTTAGAGAATTCAATGCCGGCATTTAAGGCATCAGCTTTACCTCCATTTTCTTTATCTAAGACATAAATGTGAGGATAACGTTTAGATTGGTACAAATTATTTACTTTTTCATGTGACAGTTTTTTGAGTGGAGAAGTAGTATAGGATCGCAAATCTAATAATTGATGCAAGGAAGATAATGTCTGATCCGTTGAGCCGTCATTAATATAAATAACCTCAAATGCCGAATAAGATAAGGATTTCATGCTATGAACCGAAGTCTCAACAATATTCTGTTCGTTGTAGCAGGGGACCAGTATACTAATTCCCTTTTTCTTTTCTATACGAATTCTTTTTCCTTCATCCTGATCTTTAAACCAGGGCAGACAGTGCAGTAAGTGAAGGGAAGGAAAAAAGATACATAGACAAAACAAAACGACCAAAAAGATTGTCACGGTGCTCCACTCCTTCCTCGTACTTTTATCCAGCCAATATAGTTTTTACACGCAAGTGCAATGATTACATGAAAAATTGTTTTTTGAAAGAGAAAGGACCGAAAAACATGCCTAATACCTACATGACATGGAAAAAAATAGTTATTCATAATGAGGTTGTACTATCAAAACTCGAATAATACTTGCAAAACACTGATAAGATTCTATTACTATGGATTAAAATATAGTAAATCAATGCCTGTGTAGTCGAAGACAGAAAGACTTTTTAACAGATTTTTTTATTCAAAATACCTTCTGTAAAAATTTATTACAAACATGACTTTTGATTAATTTTTTGTAAATAACACTTTATTGTATTTTTTCTATGGTAGGATGATCATTGATGTCGAAATTTGTAAAACGGTGGTGATTAGTTTTGTTTAAAATTATGATGTCATTAAGTTTATTATTGAATCTTTTTTCTTCCGGGGAAGCCGCTCAACCAGAGGAAGAAAATAATGAATCTGAGGTAAGTTCCGAAACTTCTTCGGACAATTACGGAGTAACTGCTTCTCATCCTCTTGCGGTGGAAGTGGGGATGGAGGTACTTGAAAACGGAGGAAATGCTGCTGATGCAGCAGTTGCTGTTTCATATGCACTCAATGTTGTTGAGCCGTTCGGTTCTGGAATTGGCGGAGGAGGACAAGCATTACTTTTACCGCCTGATAAGGAAGAGCCTATGGTTTATGACTATAAAGTAGCTGCCCCTTCTAAAGAAGATTGGGATGGTGATGTTACAGGAGTTCCAGGCTTTGTGAAGGGGATGGACACCATACATAAGGAACATGGTGCTAAATCTTTTGAGGAATTAATCTCCCCTGCTATTGAGCTGGCAGAAGATGGTTTTGAAGTGGATCCAGTTTTAGCTGAACGCCTGGATGGAGCAAAATCGAGGCTTTCTGTTGATGACTTGTCCCATTTATATCCGAATGGAGAGCCTATCGAAGCTGGAGAAACCCTAAAACAATCAGATTTAGCTGAAACGTTAACAAAAATCCGAGATGATGGACCAAGTGCTTTTTACGAAGGGGAAATTGGTGAAAATTTTGCAGAAGCTGTTCCCAATGTAAAGGAGTCAGACCTAGAAGACTATGAGGTTACAGAACCAGTACCTGTGAAGGGTGAACTGAATGAGGGAACCATTTATTCTGCCAGCCCTCCTCTTTCAGGCGTACCGTTCGTCCAATCGTTAAAGTTAGCTGAATATATGGATATTGAAGAAACCAAAGATAATGAAAGTGAATTTGCTCATGTCATGTCTGAAATATCAAGGGTTACAAACAATGACAAAATAAATAAGATCGGCGATCCATCAAGCAAGGAAATAGACGAGGAAGAGCTCGTAAGTGATGAGTATATTGAAGAATTAGCTGATGAAATATCACCTGATGAGCCATCCACAGAAACAGCAGCTGATGATGAAAATGCAGGTGACGACCATACGGATACGACTCATTTTGTCGTTGTAGACAAAGATGGAATGATGGTATCAGCAACAAATACATTGAGTAACTTTTTCGGAACTGGAGAATATGTAGATGGCTACTTTATAAATAATGCCGATAAATACTTTAGTAAACTAAGTAATTCACCAAATAGCTACAAACCAGGTAAACGATCCAGAAGCTCCACTGCACCGAGTATTTTTATGAATGAGGATAGAACCATAGGTATAGGAACTCCAGGTGGCGGACGAATTCCAAGTGTTATGGCGCAAGTGTTAACGAGACATTTTTATTTTGACGAATCACTAGAAGAAGCAGTAGAGGCCTTGCGTTTTTATGGACGGGATGGAACATTCTATGCAGAACCTGGTTTTTCTGAAGAAGTGCTAGAAGATATGGAAGAGCGTGGCTATGGTATAAGAGTCAATCATCACACCATGTTTTTTGGCGGTATTCAAGCCTTGGAAGTAGATGCAGATGAAGGTACTGTAAATGGAATTGCAGATGAACGTCGAGGCGGTTCCTGGGACTCGAGTAATAAAGAGGAAGAATAAATGATGGATTGTCTAAAATCGATGGGGCTGCATGTTTGCAGCCCTTCCTTTTATATAAAGATACAAAAATACGATTGGTGGTGGGGATGATTAACTGAGATGCCTGATGTAATAACTGCTGATCAACCCACAGAGTCCCTTGATCCGGCCTCTAACCATTTATCGATGTTCACATAAGGTTTATACTGCTAAGCCTTAAAAGCCGCTGATGCCCTAAAATCGATTGCTCGAAACGAACAAATAAAAACATACATTCAGCAATCTCGTGATTTATATCCGTTATTTTTAAGAGCAGCGAAGCGGTTTATCGCCGGAGAAACAAGAGAAGAAGGGGTCAATAAAGCAAAAGTGTTAAGTAAGAAGGGTTACCGAATTTCATTGGAGTACATCGGCGAAAATACTCAAACGGTGCAAGGCTGTAAAGAAGCAAAACAAGAATTTCTGGCATTAATCAAGGACTTGAGTGAACATCAAAGGGATGCAACGATATCGCTCGATCTGTCTCATATCGGATTATCAATTGATTCCGATTTGGCGTTAAACCATTTACACCAAATAGCAGGGGAAGCAAAAAAATATGGACATACCGTTATAATCAGCATGGAGGAATCAGAGAAAACCGATCAAATCCTTGATATGTATAAAAAAACAACGATGGAATACCCGAATGTCGGTATAACAATTCAAGCTCATCTATATCGTTCCCAAGAAGATATTCAAAAACTACTGAACTATCCTGGGAAAATCCGCCTGGTAAAAGGAGCATACCAGGAAGATCCCGATATTGCCATGCCTCGCTCTAAAGCGTTAACTGAACGATACCTGCATTTTATAAACACTATCGTAGATGCCAGGCATTCCCTTTCTATTGCCAGCCATGACGAAACAGTGCTGGATAATGTGGTTCAAAAGGAGTTT
This DNA window, taken from Alteribacillus bidgolensis, encodes the following:
- a CDS encoding LCP family protein yields the protein MNTVKIKRVFLIFFTLAAVTTLGIGNYFLQMTSTTLANMNDDVDWEQSDKRPAPINLKDGEPVSVLLMGVDDGEERTDSLILLTLSPGDESINMISIPRDTLTTIAGKGKKDKINHAYTFGGSEATIRTVENLLDVPVDYVLKVNMESFTNVVDALGGVEVENDLDFTFWDHHYPEGKLQLNGEEALGYARMRHEDPRGDFGRQLRQQQVLEAVIQQSASISSLTKVDDMFEIVEEHVKTNITFKEAWDLQSNYKSARHNIEQHQLEGESTEIDQTYYYKPDKDKLESISKKLQEHLNITKDKS
- a CDS encoding glycosyltransferase family 2 protein gives rise to the protein MTIFLVVLFCLCIFFPSLHLLHCLPWFKDQDEGKRIRIEKKKGISILVPCYNEQNIVETSVHSMKSLSYSAFEVIYINDGSTDQTLSSLHQLLDLRSYTTSPLKKLSHEKVNNLYQSKRYPHIYVLDKENGGKADALNAGIEFSKKDLVVTLDADTILTDEALSVVNDTFEDKDIVAAGGMVHVLQTKTSKPLHYLSLLRTNMLVRVQTLDFLKAFYINKVSLARFRSLAVISGAFGIFRKEVLLNAGGYRKTIGEDIDITLSIHRYISKYKNKKIIFLPEAVGYTELPECWKDLFKQRVRWQKAFIDCLFHFRSFFGKTLISKAVSFFYVVESFVAGTMATYITTIIVIINAIINPPSSYAFFILFYAGYIFIFSLAYNLMAVRMGKYYGFTFHKKKEKVYLLLTIFFDIFIYRFVTIYFVLYGSVAYFFNKDWNKVERTGRNYQDNIGPVA
- a CDS encoding gamma-glutamyltransferase family protein, whose translation is MFKIMMSLSLLLNLFSSGEAAQPEEENNESEVSSETSSDNYGVTASHPLAVEVGMEVLENGGNAADAAVAVSYALNVVEPFGSGIGGGGQALLLPPDKEEPMVYDYKVAAPSKEDWDGDVTGVPGFVKGMDTIHKEHGAKSFEELISPAIELAEDGFEVDPVLAERLDGAKSRLSVDDLSHLYPNGEPIEAGETLKQSDLAETLTKIRDDGPSAFYEGEIGENFAEAVPNVKESDLEDYEVTEPVPVKGELNEGTIYSASPPLSGVPFVQSLKLAEYMDIEETKDNESEFAHVMSEISRVTNNDKINKIGDPSSKEIDEEELVSDEYIEELADEISPDEPSTETAADDENAGDDHTDTTHFVVVDKDGMMVSATNTLSNFFGTGEYVDGYFINNADKYFSKLSNSPNSYKPGKRSRSSTAPSIFMNEDRTIGIGTPGGGRIPSVMAQVLTRHFYFDESLEEAVEALRFYGRDGTFYAEPGFSEEVLEDMEERGYGIRVNHHTMFFGGIQALEVDADEGTVNGIADERRGGSWDSSNKEEE
- a CDS encoding proline dehydrogenase family protein, yielding MARNEQIKTYIQQSRDLYPLFLRAAKRFIAGETREEGVNKAKVLSKKGYRISLEYIGENTQTVQGCKEAKQEFLALIKDLSEHQRDATISLDLSHIGLSIDSDLALNHLHQIAGEAKKYGHTVIISMEESEKTDQILDMYKKTTMEYPNVGITIQAHLYRSQEDIQKLLNYPGKIRLVKGAYQEDPDIAMPRSKALTERYLHFINTIVDARHSLSIASHDETVLDNVVQKEFFNQANVEIEMLYGIRPDLLRSLKEKGAQTKVYLTYGSEWYLYLCHRIAEYPPNVYTMISDMVHPGEFERNTY